The Candidatus Jordarchaeales archaeon genome includes a window with the following:
- a CDS encoding radical SAM protein, which yields MVVMQSLQREEFPQLPFQTRSICPECKKVIEATVYEENGKVMITKTCPEHGQVTDVYWGDAELYKKVARWNYNRVKIENPQVKSSQGCPYDCGLCTNHKTYTVLALIDVTNRCNLRCPICFANAAVTGYVYEPSQEQIRYMLEVFRKNSPVPTPAVQFAGGEPTVREDLPDLIRMAREVGFTHVEIASNGLKLAQSVDYCRELVEAGLSTVYLQFDGVTPEPYIAARGKNLLPVKLKAIENCRKAGLHSIVLVPTVVRGVNDGQIGDIIRFAVDNHDVVRGIIFQPVSITGRIDESKRMEMRITIPEVLKACEEQTGGRIKVSDFYPCTTPTPLSRALSAYFGRPVVEFGNHIHCGMATFIRVEGDGEYYPITHYADVEKIMATFEKCAEDFRGNALSRTKGRIRLLLGMLRHFKKRGLLFNLFRKVLVSGDYSSLGDFMRSVILIGSMHFQDPYNFDLARVERCVINYGTPDGRIIPFCTYNSLHRPAVEKRFSIPVSEWRKRRGGVADETID from the coding sequence GTGGTTGTGATGCAAAGTCTTCAGCGTGAAGAGTTTCCTCAACTCCCATTCCAGACTAGAAGCATATGTCCTGAGTGTAAGAAGGTTATTGAAGCCACAGTCTACGAAGAGAATGGAAAGGTTATGATTACTAAGACGTGTCCTGAGCATGGACAAGTGACTGATGTGTATTGGGGGGACGCCGAGCTCTACAAGAAAGTGGCTAGGTGGAATTACAACAGGGTTAAGATAGAAAACCCGCAGGTTAAATCCTCCCAGGGTTGCCCCTACGACTGCGGGCTTTGCACTAACCACAAGACCTACACGGTTCTAGCCCTTATCGACGTAACAAACAGGTGTAATCTCCGCTGCCCCATATGCTTTGCCAACGCTGCAGTTACCGGTTACGTGTACGAGCCGAGCCAAGAGCAGATACGTTACATGCTGGAGGTCTTCAGGAAGAACTCGCCTGTACCCACCCCAGCAGTACAGTTTGCTGGAGGAGAGCCCACGGTTAGGGAAGACTTACCCGACTTGATAAGGATGGCTAGAGAAGTAGGCTTCACGCACGTCGAGATAGCCAGTAACGGCTTGAAACTCGCCCAGAGTGTCGACTACTGCCGGGAGCTTGTCGAAGCTGGGCTGAGCACGGTCTACCTCCAGTTCGACGGTGTGACTCCCGAGCCATACATAGCTGCGAGGGGGAAGAACCTGCTCCCGGTTAAGCTGAAGGCTATAGAGAACTGCCGAAAGGCGGGGCTTCACTCCATAGTCCTGGTTCCGACTGTTGTCCGAGGAGTGAACGACGGTCAGATAGGAGACATAATAAGGTTCGCCGTCGACAACCATGACGTCGTCAGGGGGATAATATTCCAACCTGTGAGCATCACAGGGCGGATAGATGAGTCGAAGAGAATGGAGATGAGGATCACTATACCGGAGGTTTTGAAGGCGTGTGAGGAGCAGACCGGAGGACGCATAAAGGTCTCCGACTTCTACCCCTGTACGACGCCGACACCCTTGTCTAGGGCGTTGTCCGCCTACTTCGGCAGACCGGTCGTCGAATTCGGAAACCACATTCACTGCGGAATGGCGACGTTCATCAGGGTTGAAGGCGACGGAGAATATTACCCGATAACGCACTACGCTGACGTAGAAAAAATAATGGCGACGTTCGAGAAGTGCGCTGAGGACTTCAGAGGAAACGCTCTGTCGAGGACTAAAGGGAGGATTAGGCTGCTCTTGGGCATGCTTCGCCACTTCAAGAAGAGAGGTCTGCTCTTCAACCTGTTCAGGAAAGTTCTGGTTTCAGGGGATTACAGTTCCCTCGGCGACTTCATGAGGAGCGTAATCCTCATAGGGTCAATGCACTTCCAGGACCCATACAACTTCGACCTGGCAAGAGTTGAGAGGTGTGTGATAAACTACGGGACACCTGACGGGCGCATAATCCCCTTCTGCACGTACAACAGCTTACACCGGCCGGCAGTGGAGAAACGGTTCAGCATACCGGTGAGTGAGTGGCGCAAGAGAAGGGGCGGCGTCGCAGATGAAACAATAGATTAG
- a CDS encoding VWA domain-containing protein — translation MEFVIVKAGEREGAAFLNPEDASSLGLLDGTVIIFEDTTTGNFGAAPVYTDKRIDKGKIYIDSTLVESCGLDEGFPVKIEKYKGRIHPVRELVIGIEPLGDQKPEDVFKMAQERRSELKKLLDKRVVFKKMKIRWKELNANISIEATKPDLTGRELAIVNWAEMEKAEIIPIGPAMPFNAILLIDISGSMSTKDMEVTNIAPAREGIVSLLTSEDVASFLAKFEEGETVRRRHGAAFAALLYLAEKVGRGYGERVAIITYHDEAEILKFDGKNYFDATTGNLEEVADLIIKKVAYTTGGYTNFSDALRKALTLLRNEFKDTNTMIVFLSDGFPQGTDNEESVRSIVEKEFARMPNVVIYTVGIGGEVNEVLMQHIASATGGVYFKASDLGKLLSWYSELARTFTKSIHQKGRPAPEAQVEEGKEEEKGEEKKEKKKKK, via the coding sequence GCGTCGTCGCTTGGCCTCCTAGATGGCACCGTGATAATTTTTGAGGACACTACGACGGGGAACTTTGGCGCTGCTCCAGTCTACACCGATAAAAGAATCGACAAGGGGAAAATCTATATAGATTCAACACTTGTTGAGTCGTGCGGCTTAGACGAGGGTTTCCCTGTCAAGATTGAGAAGTATAAGGGGAGGATCCACCCGGTTAGGGAGCTTGTCATAGGAATAGAACCTCTAGGAGACCAGAAGCCGGAAGATGTATTTAAAATGGCACAGGAGAGGCGGAGCGAGCTGAAGAAACTCCTCGACAAGCGTGTGGTCTTTAAGAAGATGAAGATAAGGTGGAAGGAGCTCAACGCGAACATCTCCATAGAAGCAACTAAGCCAGACTTGACCGGTAGGGAGCTCGCCATAGTGAACTGGGCTGAGATGGAGAAAGCCGAAATAATCCCCATAGGGCCCGCCATGCCGTTCAACGCAATACTCCTAATAGACATCTCTGGAAGCATGAGCACCAAGGACATGGAAGTGACGAACATAGCCCCAGCTAGGGAAGGTATAGTTAGCCTCCTAACCTCAGAGGACGTAGCCAGCTTTCTCGCAAAGTTCGAGGAAGGGGAAACTGTGAGGCGCAGGCACGGGGCAGCCTTCGCCGCCCTCCTATACCTGGCAGAGAAGGTCGGCAGAGGTTACGGTGAAAGGGTAGCCATAATAACCTACCACGACGAGGCTGAAATCTTGAAGTTCGACGGTAAAAACTACTTTGATGCTACGACAGGCAACCTCGAAGAGGTCGCAGACCTGATAATAAAGAAGGTCGCGTACACAACTGGAGGATACACAAACTTCTCGGATGCTCTCAGAAAAGCCCTCACCCTCCTGAGAAACGAGTTCAAGGACACCAACACTATGATAGTCTTCCTGAGTGACGGCTTCCCACAAGGAACAGACAACGAGGAATCTGTCAGAAGCATTGTGGAGAAGGAGTTCGCGCGGATGCCCAACGTTGTGATATACACTGTAGGTATAGGTGGAGAGGTAAACGAGGTTCTAATGCAGCACATAGCCTCGGCGACGGGTGGCGTCTACTTCAAGGCATCAGACCTTGGAAAACTGCTGAGCTGGTACAGTGAGCTCGCAAGGACGTTTACGAAGTCAATACACCAGAAAGGGCGCCCGGCGCCCGAAGCACAAGTAGAAGAAGGCAAGGAAGAAGAAAAAGGAGAGGAGAAAAAAGAGAAGAAAAAGAAGAAGTAG